A single bacterium DNA region contains:
- the cyoE gene encoding protoheme IX farnesyltransferase, which yields MTDTATFARRTPLAGLVLELAKARLTLLVALTAAAGFALAQGAVIDWPGLLWCTLGTALAAGGANALNQWVEASPDGLMRRTMKRPLPSGRMTGGAALGWALAMCAAGVALLAGFSNLLTAALALASILIYVLAYTPMKKTTPVCTLAGALTGAIPPLMGWTAATGGIGLGGLALFAILFVWQIPHFLALGWLYRKDYARAGFKMLSLEDSDGRTSARLAVLYIAALVPLALALSIFGIAGGYFAAASALLGLAFLAAGVLLWRKRTGAAARGVFAASIAYLFLLMVAMVGDRIPADRGADRSAQKFIASYNAWAAERSAPSGDEEK from the coding sequence ATGACCGATACAGCGACCTTCGCACGCAGAACGCCGCTCGCGGGGCTCGTACTTGAGCTCGCCAAAGCGCGGCTGACGCTGCTCGTCGCGCTGACCGCGGCGGCCGGATTCGCTCTCGCGCAGGGCGCGGTTATAGACTGGCCGGGATTATTGTGGTGCACGCTCGGCACAGCGCTGGCCGCGGGCGGGGCGAACGCGCTTAACCAGTGGGTGGAAGCCTCGCCGGACGGGCTGATGCGCCGCACGATGAAGCGGCCGCTGCCTTCGGGAAGAATGACGGGCGGCGCGGCTCTGGGCTGGGCGCTGGCAATGTGCGCGGCGGGCGTAGCGCTTCTCGCCGGATTTTCTAACCTTCTGACCGCGGCGCTCGCCCTGGCGTCGATTCTGATTTACGTCCTCGCGTACACGCCGATGAAAAAAACCACGCCGGTGTGTACGCTCGCGGGCGCGCTCACGGGCGCGATCCCGCCGCTTATGGGATGGACGGCGGCGACTGGCGGGATCGGACTCGGCGGGCTGGCGCTGTTCGCGATCCTTTTCGTGTGGCAAATCCCGCATTTCCTGGCGCTCGGCTGGCTTTACCGCAAGGATTACGCGCGCGCGGGATTCAAAATGCTTTCGCTGGAAGATTCCGACGGGCGGACGAGCGCGCGGCTTGCCGTTCTCTACATCGCGGCTCTGGTCCCGCTCGCGCTCGCGCTTTCGATTTTCGGAATCGCGGGGGGATATTTCGCCGCGGCGAGCGCGTTGCTTGGCCTTGCGTTTCTTGCGGCCGGAGTGCTTCTTTGGCGGAAGCGCACGGGCGCGGCGGCGCGCGGCGTGTTCGCGGCCAGCATCGCGTACCTCTTCCTTCTGATGGTCGCGATGGTGGGGGACAGGATTCCCGCGGACCGCGGGGCGGATCGCTCGGCGCAAAAGTTCATCGCGTCCTATAATGCCTGGGCGGCGGAGCGCTCCGCCCCGTCAGGCGATGAAGAAAAATAA